One window of Bacillus alkalicellulosilyticus genomic DNA carries:
- a CDS encoding DUF1850 domain-containing protein, producing MYWETPIQEGDWFSLEYIHSVEKSLVKEKYKINENNQIIAMESWTKSFGAGLPTYSDDMELIDGFFVMRNEHQVDFLNIKPSRLHDHFFYFGEEAIELSSDELNREYIRLHVVKK from the coding sequence GTGTATTGGGAAACACCAATACAAGAAGGTGATTGGTTTTCACTAGAATATATCCATTCCGTTGAAAAATCACTTGTAAAAGAAAAATATAAGATTAACGAAAACAATCAAATCATCGCGATGGAAAGCTGGACTAAATCGTTTGGTGCTGGGCTTCCAACATACTCTGATGATATGGAATTAATAGATGGATTTTTTGTAATGCGAAACGAACATCAGGTTGATTTTTTGAATATTAAACCGTCTCGCCTTCATGACCATTTTTTCTACTTTGGAGAAGAGGCGATAGAATTATCAAGTGATGAGTTAAATCGAGAGTATATTAGACTACACGTTGTAAAAAAATAA
- the modA gene encoding molybdate ABC transporter substrate-binding protein, which translates to MNKCLFFITSIILILISGCGAQQEDEIQPKLYVAAASDLLFAFQEIQPLFEEKYNVQLTFSFGSTGQLADQIENGAPFDAFAAANEHFIDQLAEKDLIVEETREIYALGLIGLATLPDSSIEVASIEDLLKDSVKKIAIANPEHAPYGMAAKEALEQAGIWDSIQSRLIFGRNISDTLTLLETGNVEAAIIARSLAHEYINFTYIDQELYTPLHQTVAVINTSENQELAAAFIEFIQNEGRPIMDKYGFLPTEGK; encoded by the coding sequence ATGAATAAATGTCTATTTTTTATAACATCAATAATTCTTATTCTTATATCAGGTTGTGGCGCTCAACAAGAAGATGAAATACAGCCAAAATTGTATGTTGCGGCTGCATCAGATTTATTGTTCGCCTTTCAGGAGATACAACCACTTTTTGAAGAAAAATATAATGTACAGCTTACTTTTTCGTTTGGTTCGACAGGTCAACTGGCTGATCAAATTGAAAATGGGGCTCCATTTGATGCCTTTGCCGCTGCAAACGAACATTTTATTGACCAACTTGCTGAAAAAGACCTTATCGTTGAAGAAACGAGAGAAATATACGCACTAGGTTTAATTGGACTGGCCACATTGCCTGATAGCTCAATAGAAGTAGCTTCCATTGAAGATTTGTTGAAAGATAGTGTCAAAAAAATAGCAATAGCAAATCCGGAACACGCTCCATATGGAATGGCAGCAAAGGAAGCATTAGAACAAGCTGGAATATGGGATTCCATTCAATCGCGCCTTATTTTTGGAAGAAATATCTCTGATACATTGACACTGCTTGAAACAGGAAATGTCGAAGCGGCAATCATCGCTCGTTCTCTAGCTCATGAATATATTAATTTTACATATATTGACCAAGAATTGTATACGCCATTACATCAAACGGTTGCTGTCATAAACACAAGTGAAAATCAAGAACTCGCAGCAGCTTTTATCGAATTCATTCAAAATGAAGGGCGACCTATCATGGATAAATACGGATTTCTGCCAACTGAGGGGAAGTAA
- the modB gene encoding molybdate ABC transporter permease subunit yields MSDINLFPLVLSLQVALTATLLSVVVGLPIAYYLSHSKNRFADIIDTFVTLPIVLPPTVLGYYLLVLLGRQSSVGAFLEEHFNIMIVFTPTGAVIAALIVGIPFLIKSAKAAFTDMDKHIIHAARVLGKNEWYIFFSIIVPLSWPGILTGVTLSFARSLGDFGVTLMVAGSIPGETMTMPIAIYDALLSGNRTLAHTLVFIMTGTSLLILYMINRLERKISKGR; encoded by the coding sequence ATGTCTGACATAAACCTTTTTCCCTTAGTCTTATCGTTACAGGTTGCCTTAACGGCTACGCTACTATCCGTAGTAGTTGGTCTTCCGATAGCCTATTATTTAAGTCATTCAAAAAATAGATTTGCCGATATTATAGATACTTTTGTTACATTACCTATTGTTCTCCCACCAACTGTTCTTGGATACTATTTATTAGTTTTATTAGGTCGACAAAGTTCAGTTGGAGCTTTCCTTGAGGAACACTTTAATATCATGATTGTATTTACTCCAACTGGAGCTGTTATTGCAGCACTTATCGTTGGAATCCCTTTTTTAATTAAATCTGCTAAAGCTGCTTTTACTGACATGGATAAGCATATTATTCATGCTGCTAGAGTATTAGGAAAAAATGAATGGTATATTTTCTTTAGTATTATTGTTCCTTTATCATGGCCAGGAATTTTAACAGGAGTGACCTTAAGCTTTGCCCGCTCTCTCGGCGATTTTGGTGTCACTTTAATGGTAGCTGGGAGTATCCCAGGGGAAACGATGACGATGCCAATCGCCATTTATGATGCTCTTCTTTCAGGAAATCGAACATTGGCCCATACTCTCGTTTTCATTATGACTGGGACTTCCTTGCTTATTCTTTATATGATTAACAGATTGGAACGAAAAATATCAAAGGGGCGATAA
- a CDS encoding Crp/Fnr family transcriptional regulator has product MNHEQVINSIPLFENLTKEHKVFLEDLIFTQQLQKGEVLFLESEEALAVFFVTIGKIRLSKSTSDGKEIVLHVRKDGDMFAATSIFSKPGETYPATATAIEPTTVSFIRKADFEQLLLRTPELALPIFQTMSERLRLSQKTLRDVALFGKQNSLASTLLRFAKDYGRQASNGTLIDLKLTHEELGSYFGATRESVNRMINQLKKDGIISMDHGYITIHQKDYLEELLNN; this is encoded by the coding sequence ATGAATCATGAGCAAGTAATTAATAGTATCCCTTTGTTTGAAAACCTAACAAAAGAACATAAGGTATTTCTCGAGGACCTTATTTTTACACAACAATTACAAAAAGGCGAAGTATTATTTCTTGAATCAGAAGAGGCTCTGGCTGTCTTTTTTGTGACGATAGGAAAAATCCGATTAAGTAAAAGTACAAGTGATGGAAAAGAAATTGTCTTGCATGTTCGAAAAGACGGAGATATGTTTGCAGCCACTTCTATTTTTTCAAAACCAGGAGAAACCTATCCCGCAACAGCAACCGCCATTGAACCGACAACCGTGTCTTTCATTCGGAAAGCAGACTTTGAACAATTATTGTTACGAACTCCAGAACTTGCTCTGCCCATTTTTCAAACAATGTCTGAACGCCTTAGACTTTCTCAAAAAACACTAAGAGATGTAGCGCTCTTTGGAAAACAAAATTCACTCGCCTCCACACTGCTCCGATTTGCAAAGGATTATGGACGCCAAGCCTCAAACGGAACTTTAATAGATTTAAAATTAACTCATGAAGAATTAGGAAGTTATTTCGGGGCGACCAGAGAAAGTGTAAATCGAATGATTAATCAATTAAAAAAGGACGGAATCATATCCATGGATCATGGCTATATCACGATTCACCAAAAGGACTATTTAGAGGAGTTACTCAATAACTAA
- the glp gene encoding gephyrin-like molybdotransferase Glp, with protein MVERRKPIPVKEAVAHVLSYITTQPIEYVSIEESDGRVVGEDIKATHDVPPFDKSPYDGFAVRAEDTYHASAEDPVRLEVIEEIGAGHVATKVPEPFQAIRIMTGAQIPVGTDTVIMFELTKELEIEGKPYIEIRRKLKLGDNISKQGEDAKEGTSLVKKGSTIHAGIKALLATFGYAKVPVCKPPKVGIFATGTELLEVDEELEPGKIRNSNAYMVASQVKQAGAIPHYYGKLVDDFDQCYEAIASCLDEVDYVITTGGVSVGDYDYLPAIYEKLGATVLFNKIAMRPGSVTTVAELNGKLLFGLSGNPSACFVGFELLVRPVIRSGFSDPKPHLQKEQAMLAADFPKPNPFSRFVRSRVTIQQGQLSVAPTGLDKSGVVTSLADANALLVLPGGTRGYEGGATVDVLLLGGEGSEWPWE; from the coding sequence ATGGTAGAACGACGTAAACCAATTCCAGTAAAAGAGGCAGTTGCCCATGTGCTGAGTTACATAACTACACAACCCATTGAATATGTTTCAATTGAAGAAAGCGACGGACGCGTAGTAGGAGAAGATATTAAAGCTACACATGATGTTCCACCGTTTGATAAATCTCCGTATGATGGTTTTGCTGTGAGAGCTGAAGATACCTATCATGCATCAGCTGAGGACCCTGTTCGACTTGAAGTCATTGAAGAAATTGGTGCGGGTCATGTGGCCACTAAAGTACCAGAACCTTTTCAAGCTATCCGGATCATGACGGGAGCGCAAATTCCAGTAGGAACAGATACAGTGATTATGTTTGAGCTGACAAAAGAGCTTGAAATTGAGGGTAAGCCCTATATAGAAATCCGTAGAAAATTAAAGCTAGGAGATAACATCTCAAAGCAAGGGGAAGATGCCAAAGAGGGCACGTCCTTGGTGAAAAAAGGAAGTACAATTCATGCTGGGATCAAAGCTCTCCTTGCCACATTTGGTTATGCGAAAGTGCCTGTTTGTAAGCCGCCAAAAGTCGGGATATTTGCTACAGGAACAGAATTACTTGAGGTAGATGAGGAGTTAGAACCGGGTAAGATTCGTAATAGCAATGCCTATATGGTTGCCTCTCAAGTGAAACAGGCAGGAGCGATTCCACATTATTATGGTAAACTGGTTGATGATTTTGACCAGTGTTATGAAGCAATAGCTAGTTGTTTAGATGAAGTGGATTATGTAATTACTACAGGCGGTGTATCGGTAGGAGATTATGATTATTTACCAGCGATTTACGAGAAGCTAGGTGCAACGGTTCTTTTCAATAAAATAGCAATGCGTCCCGGTAGTGTAACGACAGTTGCTGAGCTCAATGGAAAACTCTTATTCGGTTTATCAGGCAATCCATCGGCATGCTTTGTCGGATTTGAATTGTTAGTGAGACCTGTGATTCGCTCAGGTTTTTCAGACCCAAAACCACATCTTCAAAAGGAACAAGCGATGTTAGCGGCGGATTTTCCAAAGCCTAACCCGTTCTCCCGTTTTGTAAGAAGTAGAGTAACAATTCAACAAGGTCAATTGTCAGTGGCCCCAACAGGTTTAGATAAATCTGGTGTAGTGACATCTCTAGCAGATGCCAATGCATTATTGGTTCTTCCAGGTGGAACAAGGGGCTATGAAGGAGGAGCTACCGTTGACGTATTATTACTTGGTGGAGAAGGAAGCGAATGGCCGTGGGAGTAA
- a CDS encoding Mrp/NBP35 family ATP-binding protein, with protein MEMLSGQVIAITSGKGGVGKSTVSINLALALSRLNKKVGIIDLDIYGFSIPKMLSITSRPKTFNEKIIPVSSHGLTVMSTGFMVRENSPIVWRGPMLGKMIEHFIQDVLWGKMDYILLDMPPGTGDVALDMHHMIPQSKEIIVTTPHDAASHVAERAGTMAKQTNHEILGIIENMSYFSPPNREDEKYFLFGKGGGEKLAQKLETPLLAKLPMAIPNEDGEVSSIFEENTPLFEQYNLLAKKVDAMFAIV; from the coding sequence ATGGAAATGTTATCAGGTCAAGTAATTGCCATAACGAGCGGAAAAGGCGGGGTTGGTAAATCAACAGTCTCGATTAATTTAGCTCTTGCCCTTTCACGTTTAAATAAAAAAGTAGGAATAATCGATTTAGACATTTACGGGTTCAGCATTCCTAAAATGCTATCGATTACAAGCCGTCCCAAAACCTTTAATGAAAAAATCATTCCGGTAAGCTCTCATGGTCTTACTGTCATGTCTACAGGTTTTATGGTACGAGAAAATAGCCCTATCGTTTGGAGAGGGCCTATGCTCGGAAAAATGATAGAGCATTTTATTCAAGATGTCCTTTGGGGAAAGATGGATTACATCCTTCTAGATATGCCTCCTGGTACGGGAGATGTTGCTCTAGATATGCATCACATGATTCCACAAAGTAAGGAAATTATTGTAACTACACCACACGATGCGGCCTCCCATGTAGCGGAACGCGCAGGAACAATGGCCAAACAAACAAATCATGAGATATTAGGAATTATTGAAAACATGTCATACTTTTCCCCTCCTAACCGAGAAGATGAAAAATACTTTCTTTTTGGGAAAGGCGGCGGAGAGAAGTTAGCACAAAAGCTTGAAACCCCTTTACTTGCGAAATTGCCCATGGCTATTCCTAATGAAGATGGTGAAGTCAGCTCTATTTTTGAGGAGAATACTCCTCTATTTGAGCAATATAATCTATTGGCAAAGAAAGTTGATGCCATGTTTGCCATCGTATAA
- a CDS encoding molybdenum cofactor biosynthesis protein MoaE, giving the protein MNHLFNITREGITIQEVVDKVVHPHAGAINTFIGTVRELTKGKTTLYLEYDAYVPMAEKKLAQIGDEIVEKYPEARVAITHRIGRLEITDIAVVIAVSTPHRADSYDASRYAIERIKEIVPIWKKEHWEDGEKWIGDQLENVPGIPDKENIVE; this is encoded by the coding sequence ATGAATCATCTTTTTAACATAACAAGAGAAGGCATTACTATCCAAGAAGTTGTAGATAAAGTCGTGCATCCGCATGCAGGAGCAATTAATACTTTTATCGGAACGGTGAGGGAGTTAACAAAAGGAAAGACAACGCTCTATTTAGAATATGACGCGTATGTGCCAATGGCAGAAAAAAAGCTAGCGCAAATTGGCGATGAGATTGTGGAAAAGTATCCAGAAGCTCGTGTCGCGATTACTCACCGGATTGGTCGATTAGAAATCACTGATATTGCTGTCGTCATTGCAGTCTCGACCCCACATCGTGCCGATTCTTATGATGCAAGTCGCTATGCCATTGAACGAATTAAAGAAATTGTCCCGATTTGGAAAAAAGAACATTGGGAAGACGGCGAAAAATGGATTGGTGATCAGCTAGAAAACGTGCCGGGAATTCCAGATAAGGAGAATATCGTAGAATGA
- the mobB gene encoding molybdopterin-guanine dinucleotide biosynthesis protein B, with protein sequence MAVGVKVLQFVGYSNSGKTTYLNDVITFLSSKGIKVATVKHHGHGSELLALDEGKDSWKHRQAGAIASAVSAAGSLQVQVNQGEPWSLQNIVEIYDSFSIDCILVEGFKREAYDKVVIVRNKEDITLLQELLNIKAVIVWDKDANLDLDVPIFKLEEKELFYTWLLDYLGRES encoded by the coding sequence ATGGCCGTGGGAGTAAAGGTCCTTCAGTTTGTAGGGTATAGTAATAGCGGAAAAACAACTTATCTAAACGATGTGATTACTTTCTTATCTTCTAAAGGGATAAAGGTGGCTACGGTTAAACATCATGGTCATGGGTCGGAACTTCTTGCTTTAGATGAAGGAAAAGACTCATGGAAGCATCGTCAAGCAGGTGCAATCGCTTCAGCCGTATCCGCTGCAGGTTCCCTGCAAGTTCAAGTCAATCAAGGAGAACCATGGTCGTTACAAAATATTGTAGAGATTTATGACTCTTTTTCTATTGATTGTATTTTAGTTGAAGGCTTTAAAAGAGAAGCCTATGACAAAGTGGTTATCGTTCGTAACAAAGAAGATATAACATTGCTACAAGAGCTTCTAAACATTAAAGCGGTTATCGTGTGGGATAAAGATGCTAATCTTGATTTGGATGTACCTATTTTCAAGCTAGAAGAAAAAGAACTTTTTTATACATGGTTGCTAGATTATCTCGGGAGGGAGTCTTAA
- a CDS encoding sulfate/molybdate ABC transporter ATP-binding protein produces the protein MLSVNIVKQFKDFTLQLDFLASNEITGLIGPSGSGKSLTLQCIAGLQTPDEGEIRLHNQTFFDSKQKINMKTRHRRVGYVFQQYALFPHLTVAQNISYGLGHLTKQERKKAVKKYLVMMELKGLEDHYPSALSGGQQQRTALARTLITKPDILLLDEPFSALDRSLRIRLAEELLSLVKEHFHGPVLLVTHDIDEAYQLCRSIVLLNQGKKIQAGCKNNVFAQPNSIGAAKLLGCKNLIAIHSIPSQTEIKSEQMIVKVPDLLHTVPSYLGIHPHDIKLGVTVSETENTFSCIVLSQKEALYKTTFTVQSEGLRFEIDVTKEQAKQLEQNKTLFIHLPKEKIFLC, from the coding sequence ATGCTCTCTGTAAATATAGTCAAACAGTTCAAAGATTTCACCCTCCAACTAGATTTTTTGGCATCCAATGAAATCACTGGTCTGATTGGTCCTTCAGGTAGCGGAAAAAGTCTAACACTTCAGTGTATTGCAGGACTACAGACACCTGATGAAGGAGAAATCAGACTTCATAATCAAACGTTTTTTGATTCCAAACAAAAGATAAATATGAAAACGCGACACCGCAGAGTTGGTTATGTTTTTCAACAGTATGCCTTATTTCCACATCTCACAGTCGCTCAAAACATTAGCTATGGCTTGGGACATCTTACAAAACAGGAAAGAAAAAAGGCCGTCAAAAAATATCTTGTTATGATGGAATTAAAAGGGCTCGAAGACCATTACCCTTCAGCCCTATCAGGAGGACAACAACAACGAACCGCACTGGCGAGAACATTAATCACAAAACCAGATATTTTACTACTAGATGAACCATTTTCAGCTCTTGATCGGTCCCTACGTATTCGCTTAGCTGAAGAATTATTATCGTTAGTCAAAGAGCACTTTCATGGTCCGGTTCTTCTTGTCACACATGATATAGATGAAGCTTATCAACTTTGTCGTTCTATCGTTTTGCTTAACCAAGGTAAAAAGATTCAAGCAGGTTGTAAAAACAACGTCTTTGCACAGCCCAACTCAATTGGTGCTGCAAAGCTACTAGGTTGCAAAAATCTAATCGCGATCCATTCCATTCCTAGTCAAACCGAAATCAAAAGTGAGCAAATGATAGTAAAGGTACCGGATTTACTTCATACGGTACCTTCCTATCTTGGGATTCACCCACATGATATAAAATTAGGAGTCACTGTGTCCGAGACTGAAAACACATTTTCTTGTATCGTTTTATCACAAAAAGAGGCTTTGTATAAAACAACGTTCACAGTACAGTCAGAAGGTTTACGATTTGAAATAGATGTGACAAAAGAACAAGCAAAACAACTTGAGCAAAACAAAACTCTATTCATTCACCTTCCCAAAGAGAAGATATTCTTATGTTGA
- a CDS encoding TIGR04053 family radical SAM/SPASM domain-containing protein yields MITVKTVNYNEFPFIVIWEVTRACALKCVHCRAEAQYTPDPRQLSFEEGKKVIDDIAAMGNPLFVFTGGDPLMRPDLFELAHYAIHEKGLSVSMTPSATPMVTRKAVQQAKDVGLSRWAFSLDGSNDDIHDAFRGTKGSFDRTIKGISYLKEMNIPIQINTTVTTLNVGDLEAISELIKEFGAVLWSLFFLIPVGRGQQEHMLTADEHESVMKWLTTIQQKMPYHVKATEAPHYRRVVLQERLLQQTEKKLDVLGRAPKSVNDGDGFVFISHIGDVYPSGFLPIKCGNVRESSLLDIYQNSPIMKELRDKTLLKGKCGRCEFKEICGGSRARAFAIHGDYLESDPTCAYVPST; encoded by the coding sequence GTGATTACTGTGAAGACAGTCAATTATAACGAATTTCCGTTTATCGTCATTTGGGAAGTGACAAGAGCATGTGCACTTAAATGTGTCCATTGTAGGGCAGAGGCTCAATATACTCCTGATCCACGCCAGCTTTCATTTGAAGAAGGAAAAAAAGTAATAGATGATATTGCAGCTATGGGTAATCCGTTATTTGTTTTTACTGGTGGAGACCCATTAATGCGGCCTGACTTGTTTGAATTGGCTCACTATGCGATTCATGAAAAGGGATTATCAGTATCTATGACACCAAGTGCCACGCCAATGGTCACAAGAAAAGCCGTACAACAAGCAAAAGACGTAGGATTATCGCGATGGGCGTTTAGTTTAGATGGTTCAAATGATGACATTCATGATGCTTTTAGAGGAACCAAAGGGTCTTTTGACCGTACGATTAAGGGGATTTCTTATCTAAAAGAAATGAACATACCGATTCAAATTAACACAACTGTCACAACTTTAAATGTGGGTGACTTAGAAGCGATTAGTGAACTAATCAAAGAATTTGGTGCGGTTTTATGGAGTCTGTTCTTTTTAATTCCTGTGGGAAGGGGACAGCAAGAACATATGCTAACGGCGGATGAGCATGAATCAGTTATGAAATGGCTCACAACCATTCAGCAAAAAATGCCATACCACGTTAAAGCGACTGAAGCGCCTCATTATCGTAGAGTTGTTCTTCAGGAAAGACTGTTACAACAAACTGAAAAGAAGCTTGATGTTCTTGGAAGAGCCCCAAAAAGTGTTAACGATGGGGACGGATTTGTGTTTATAAGCCATATAGGAGATGTTTATCCAAGTGGTTTCTTACCAATTAAATGTGGAAATGTTCGAGAGAGTTCGTTACTAGATATTTATCAAAACTCACCAATAATGAAGGAGCTTCGTGATAAAACGCTGTTAAAGGGGAAGTGTGGGCGATGCGAATTTAAAGAGATTTGCGGAGGGTCAAGAGCGCGTGCCTTTGCAATTCATGGTGACTATTTAGAAAGCGACCCGACATGCGCGTATGTCCCCTCAACATAA
- the moaD gene encoding molybdopterin converting factor subunit 1, producing MKVLLFAELQEKAGQSELTIEEQDITVSQLKEKLIGLYPDFPALTKMMVAINEEFANEEDVIRENDVVAIIPPVSGG from the coding sequence ATGAAGGTATTATTATTTGCTGAATTACAAGAAAAGGCTGGGCAATCAGAACTAACTATTGAAGAACAGGACATTACCGTTTCTCAGTTAAAAGAAAAGCTAATTGGATTGTATCCTGACTTTCCTGCACTAACTAAAATGATGGTGGCCATTAATGAAGAGTTTGCGAATGAGGAAGATGTGATTAGAGAGAACGATGTAGTTGCAATTATCCCTCCTGTAAGTGGAGGGTAA
- a CDS encoding TAXI family TRAP transporter solute-binding subunit: MNKKLGFIGALMLTLALLLSACGNDVEDVTVLTGGEQGVYFPLGVALANNIINEHVDGVEASPFTSGASVANINDLVDGQGDIALVQNDMAYYAINGIGPFDEALTGFQGIATLYPEVVQIITSADSGIETVEDLVGKRVAVGDIGSGAEANANQILAAHGLSYDDIDEEYMAFGDASANIQDGNIDAAFITGGLPTGAVEALRATTDIRLVSINPDKIAELEAEYPYYTSYTVESDVYGTDADATTVAVLAMLIVRSDLSEDLVYDITSAMFSNTEQFSNAHQQGTNITLDTALDGMSIDVHPGAQRFYDEQ; this comes from the coding sequence ATGAACAAGAAACTTGGTTTTATTGGCGCACTTATGCTAACACTTGCACTACTTCTTTCAGCATGTGGTAATGATGTTGAAGATGTCACTGTTTTAACAGGTGGTGAGCAAGGGGTTTACTTCCCGCTTGGAGTAGCATTAGCAAACAATATTATTAACGAACATGTTGATGGTGTTGAGGCTTCTCCTTTCACATCAGGTGCATCTGTTGCGAACATTAATGATTTAGTTGATGGTCAAGGCGATATTGCACTAGTTCAAAATGATATGGCTTACTATGCAATCAATGGAATTGGACCATTTGACGAAGCGTTAACAGGATTCCAAGGAATTGCAACACTTTATCCTGAAGTCGTTCAAATTATTACATCTGCTGACAGCGGAATTGAAACGGTGGAAGATTTAGTTGGTAAACGAGTCGCTGTTGGTGATATCGGTTCAGGAGCAGAAGCAAACGCTAACCAAATCCTTGCTGCTCATGGCCTTTCTTATGATGATATCGATGAAGAATACATGGCTTTTGGTGATGCATCAGCAAATATTCAAGATGGTAATATCGATGCAGCCTTTATTACAGGTGGATTACCAACTGGAGCAGTTGAGGCACTAAGAGCAACAACAGATATTCGTTTAGTTTCTATTAATCCAGATAAAATTGCTGAACTTGAAGCTGAATATCCATACTATACATCATATACTGTTGAATCTGATGTATATGGTACAGATGCTGATGCTACGACTGTTGCCGTACTTGCTATGTTAATCGTACGCTCAGATCTATCTGAAGACTTAGTATATGACATTACAAGTGCTATGTTCTCTAATACTGAACAATTCTCTAATGCACATCAACAAGGAACAAACATAACGTTAGATACAGCTTTAGATGGCATGTCTATTGATGTGCATCCTGGTGCTCAGCGTTTCTACGATGAGCAGTAA